AGCACAAATGTACATCCCGCTGAGGAAATATGCATGAGTGAGGCGAAACCGTTTTCTTTCCTGAACCCCATCAAGAACCCGCCAGCTTATGTAATGGATCAAGAGAGCCTAATTCTGGAAGTCACATTGGATGTTGAATACGATCAAAACAATGTCTTCAGTTTTGAAAAGCCCCACAATGTTCCCACATACACACGCGTCTTTACCAGCGCCAAAACCAAGGAGGCCGGAAATACGCTAACCGGCCCGACCATCGAGGTCAGACCCGGTTCAAAGTTGAAGATCCACACGCACAACAAGCTTCCTTCGCAAGATCAAACAGAACCAGACGACATCAACTTTCCCTGTGGTTTCAACAACTACAACATCCACACGCACGGTCTTCACGTCACGCCAGAATCTCCCGGTGATAATGTCTGCATGACGATCCGCCCGGGTGAGGAGTTCCATTACGAATACGATATCCCCGCTGATCACCCTACAGGCGTCTACTGGTATCATCCGCATAAGCACGGCTCCGTTGCGCTACAGATCAGTAGTGGCATGGCCGGAATGATCATCGTTCGCGGACCATTTGATGATCAACTCAGGGAAATGGGTGTGAAGGAGCACATATTGGTGTTCCAAAACATAGCAGTCAATGTGGAGGGTAAGGTGGAGCACCAATCTCCGGTCGCTAGGTTTCCCAACAGCGAATACAACATTACTGCCAACAGCCAGTATTGCCCCATCATCAAAGTCAAACCCGGTGAACTGATCAACCTACGTCTGCTCAACGCCACGACACGCTCTTCCATTAATTTCGAGTGTCCCTTCTTCGCACAGATGTTTATTTACGGGTTCGACGGCAATCCCACCTCCGATTACCGGAAGCAAGGTGGCGTAAGCCTTGCTCCTGCTAACCGTACATCTGTGTTGATGAAAATCAACGAGACAGCAGCGCCGGGTACGTTTTATTATGTGCAAAATAACTCGGTCAAATTCCAACTCATCCCGCATTACAAATACCACAACAACCCACCGCTTTTTGCCATAGAGGTAGAACAGGGTGAGGAAATCAGCGCTGCTATTTATATGCCAGGTGAACTGACGGAGCGGACCACCCCTCCCCCGTTCCCGAAGAGTTTGAAATGTAGTCTGTTAGAGCCAATTGCTCCTGAAGACATCACTAACAAGCGCACCCTTACCTTTCAGGCCAACACGTTAGATGAAACAATCGACCACAGTCAGTTCGGCGGGTGTGAAGTCGCCAACTACTGGGTGGAATTGGATGCAGTGGAGGAATGGACGCTAGAAAACAATAGTGAGCTCCCCTATCCAATCCATATCCACGTAAACCCCATGTACGTCTTTGAATTTCAGGGCGAAGACCCCATGAGTTATACGCTTGAGCTCCCGTTTTGGTCGGATTCAATTCAGGTTCCACCCCACGGAAAAGTAAAGTTCAGAATGCGGTTCAAAGACTTCACCGGCAAGCACCCTCTGCATTGCCACCTGCTCTGCCATGACGATGGCGGCATGATGCAGCACATCAGAGTCGTTAAAGATCTCAAAGAAAGAGAGGGTTGGGAACAATAAGTTTTTGAAATTAAGCTGGTCCCGTTTGTTTGGGCTGGTGAGCGATCCAACTGCTACGGTAGCAACCAATGCGATCAAGAGGCCGTCACCCTGAAGCTGGATTTTGCGTAATTTTGTGCTTAGCCAGCTCGGCAGCCATTTGGGATTGGACTTTCTGGAACCAGAAGACGCGGCGTTTGGTTGTCTTCGAAACCAATGTCAAAAAGCATACCCTCAGAGATTTCTCCGGCCATCTTGCGGCTAGGCAAATTGACGATAAACAAGGCTTGTTTACCTTCAATTTCAAATGGGTCTTCACGCTCACGTTTGATTCCCGCAAGGATAGTGCGGGTATGATCACCCAAATCTACAGTCAACTTCATCAGCTTATCAGATTTCTCAACTTCAGAGACCGCAATGATCGTACCGACGCGTATATCCAACTTCTCAAAGTCTGCGAATGTGATGGGGTCTTTTATGGGAGAAGGCGTCATCTGGATCACTCTCATGGTTGAGCTCTGGTCATTCAGGCGAGTTATGTGCAGCGCGCGGTAGAGTGCTCTCCTATGATAATAATTGCTTTCAGGGCAAGAGCAAATCTAATTGGTTCACCAAAGGCTTCTCCTGTCAACAAGAAGCCTTTGGTGACTGTTTAGAAGTGATAGGCAAAGCGGCCATAAAGAGACGTGTCGCGGGTGTTTTTGGTGTACTCCCCCACATAGCCCAGTGCTGCAGTGAAGGTGTCCGAGGAGACTTCCAGTGCGGCTGATGCGATGAAGGCGGTTTTGTCCTCAAAGCTATCAATAACTGCAAAACCATTGGCGCCGGATGCCATTGAACTGCTCAGTTTGCCATCGGAAAGGGTTTGCCGGATACCAGCTCCAAGGCTTGGCTTGAGCACTGTATCCTCCCAGCGATAGGTGCCCTGCCAGGACAGTTTGGCGCTCGCATAAAGCTCATGCTCGTTTAACGCGCCATGAGTGGTGTTTGCATTTACCTTATTGTCCGTGGTGTAAGCATCACGAGACAACCACAGATGGGTCAAGCCCACTTCCGGTACAAATTTTTGGTCACCCAGCGGTGCAATGTATTGCAGATTGAGCGCGGTTTGAGCACCGCTGCTGGCGTACTCTGCCTGTTCACTATTGCTGGCGGAGGTGTCAGTGTAATCGTTTTGCGTGCGGAAATAGGAACTTATGCCGCTCAGCAGCATGTTGCCAGAGCGGTAGGCACCCTGAACACCAGCGCCAAACGTTTTGACCTGTTCAGAGCGATCCTCATAACCAGAGCCAGTGTAATCAATGCGGCTGTAAGCCATTGAGGCATTCGCGCCCACAAGCAGGTCCGGGGTCAATTTATGGTTGTACCCTGCGATTATGCCGGAGGAACGGGCGTTGTAGCCAAGTGGATTTGCAGCAGCACTCTGGATGGAATGGTACGGCGTTGCAAAAATCTGACCTTTGGTTTCCAGCTTGGTGCCAATGATGATATCCGGCACCGCAGCAACAGCCTGTTGCACGGCGCTTGGCGCGGTGGAGGCATAACCAAGCGGCTTGGCTGCATTGCCGGTGCCCGTTGCTGTTCGTCCATCCATCATGGAAAGCAGAGCGTTCTGGGTAACGCCCATGGTGTGGGCCACAGTGTTTTTTTGCACAACAGCTGCTTGTTGAGAGGTTGAGACGTCTGGCGTGTAATTGAAGATCACCTGTTGGGTACTGGTGCCTTCTACAAAGGAGGCGTCCCAATCTGGCCCCAGTGTTCCGATTAAACTTTTCGTCTCGATACTGGCGAAGAGCTGTTCGTCAATGGGTTTTAAAACGGTGCCATCGGTTACGAGGCTTGGAATGGTATAGGCTTGCCCGGCCACAGTGGTATCAGTGGTGTGCGCGTAAAGCTTGGCATTGTCGAAGGTTACATCAGCAACGTTGTCCGCTTTAATGGTTCCCTCATAGGTGCTTAAGGCAAGATCATCGGCAAAGGCAATGGAATAACCCTTGATACTCAGCTTGGAATTGGCATAAACTTGGTAGGCTTGTGAAGTGCTGCTGAGATAATTGTCTGCACTGTCGTTGCAGTCACCATCACCATTGCCATCACAATCAATTGTGACATTGATGAGCCCGCTGGAATCCAGCGTTAAGTCATTTGAAGCCTGGATTCCGTAGGCTTCAGCCTTGCCAACCGCTCCGCTGTCAGTTCTCGCTTTGGCATAGACGTCGATGAGCCCGGTGTTTGTGAGTGTGCCGTTGGAACTCTCAATACCATAGGCATAGGCAGAGCCTGAGCTCACAGTTGAATTTATGGTGGCTTTCCCTGCTATGGCTTTAACGAGGATATCACCACGGTTTTCAATTACTGTCCCACTAATTCCTATGGCACGGGCACTAGAATAAACATTAGAGCTGGTCGCAGTCCCTCCATTTGCGGTGACCGTTATGTTCCCGCTGTTGGTGTCTACATTGCCGTCTATCCCATAAGCCTTGGCAGAGGCATAGGCGGAGCCACTAGAGCTAGTCGCAGTTCCTCCATTTACGGTGACCGTTATGTTCCCGCTGTTGGTGTCTACATTACCTTCTATCCCATAAGCCTTGGCAGAGGCATAGGCAGAGTCATTAGTACTGGGAACAGTTCCTCCATTTGCGGTGACCGTTATGGCCCCGCTGTTGGTCTCTACATCACCTTCTATCCCATGGGCCTTGACATAGGCATAGGCATAGGCAGCGGAAGTAGAACTGGTCGCAGTTCCTCCATTTGCGGTGACCGTTATGGCCCCGCTGTTCATACCTACATAGCCGAAAATCCCATGGGCTTCGGTGGTGGCAGGGGCTGTGGCACTAAAACTGGTCACAGCCCCTGCATTTGCGGTGACCGTTATGTTTCCGCTGTTCATGCCTACTTCGCCGGAAATCCCTTGGGCATCGGCACGGGCATAACCATTGGCTGCTGTGCCGCCTGTTGCTGCGATATCAATAGCCCCTCTGTTGGCCACCGTTTTTCCAGCAAGCACAGACAAGCCTGTAAGGTCAATGGACTGGTTATCACTTACCAAACCCTGTTCACGGGTAAGGTTGAGAGTAATATCAACATCAGATGTAAAGCTTGAAACAGAATGAATGCCCGAAACACGGAGGTCGGCGTCAGCCGCGGCGTAGGCAGTTCCATCCCAGCTTTGATAGATAGTTGGCATTTGAGCCGAGCCATCATGAATACTCCCGCTCAGGGTGTCTCCATCAGAACCTGAATTGAGGTAAAACACAGCTGGACTTGTATCGCCGCTGCCATCGTAACCGGTATACCCAGATTCAGTCGGCTTTTTGAGCTCTGTCACACTGGCAATGTTAATGTCCGCAGCGAGGACGTAACTTGGGAGTGCAACGGATGCGTAAAGAGCTGTGGCCAGTGTTCCACTTAAAACCAATGAGGTGTTTGAATGCCTGCCCGATCTAACAACGGGTACTTTAGAGATATTTGAGAAATACATTTCAACCACAATTTTAATAAATACTACCACTGATTGTATTTCATCATGACAAATATGGTCAATTACATATAATATTCATGCATTCTGCATTAATATCAAAAACAACGTAAGCGTATGCAATTACGTAAAAATTGCAAAATATGCATCCTTAAAATATCTCTGTATCTTCCGCTGTCGCACTGGCATTTTCTGCCGCTCTAGGGGAACTCCCCTAAGCCTCTAAAAAACCTCCCCAATATTTTTGCTGTGGCCCTCCGGTTAGGTTGGGAATGACCCAAACCGCGACACTCCCGGGGGGAGATATGAATTCAAGACGCGAGTTCCTTAAATTGGCCATGGCAGGCTCTACAGCTGCTGCGGTAACTCCAGCAGTGGCAAGCGCTGCGGAGAAGCCGAAGCACTGGGGCATGTTGGTGGACCTGCGCAAGTGCATTGGCTGTCAGGCCTGCACTGTTGCCTGCACCATTGAGAACGACGTGCCTGCGGGCCAGCACCGCACCGCCGTTCCTGTTTACGAGCTGGACGGACCGGATGGCCCAAGCCAGGCAGTTCTGCCGCGCTTATGTAACCATTGCGATGAGCCACCGTGTATTCCTGTTTGCCCCGTCAACGCGACCTTCAAAACCGATGAGGGTGTTGTTGTGGTGGATGCGGAGCAATGCGTGGCCTGCGGTTATTGCGTGCAAGCCTGCCCATATGAAGCTCGTTTCATCAACCACAAAACCGGTGTTGCGGATAAGTGCACGTTTTGTGTCCACCGCACCTCGGTTGGCTTGCTGCCTGCCTGTGTTGAAACCTGCGTGGGCAATGCCCGTGTGTTTGGAGATCTGAACGACCCGAACAGCGAAATCCGCAAGCAGATGGCACAGCATGAAACCAAGGGCCTGCGCCCTGAATTCAAAACTGGACCAAACGTCTACTACATCGGGCTGGATGACAGACTTGCCTCAACCGTTGCAGTTGGTGGTGGTGCACGTGATCTACGCAAGGGTCTTGAAACCCCTACACATGGGGAGGTGTGAGTTATGCCTGCTATCGATCTTATGTCTTTTGACCATGAAGCTGTTTGGCGGCCATGGGCTGTTGCGTACTTCCTACTGGTGGGTACCGGAGCCGGTGCTGCTTTGCTCATGGTTTACGCTCGTTTGTTGCAAAAAGCGGAAGCCAAAGGCGCGCTTATCATCGCTGCCAGCTTTGCTCTGGCATCAGGCTTGCCGCTGCTGGCTGACCTACATCAACCGGCAAGGTTCATGCATTTTTACCTAAGCTCCGCACCCGGTTCCATCATGTGGTGGGGCAGCTGGTTCCTGCCTGCATTCATCGGCTCAACATTACTGCTGGCGTTTATGACAGGCCGCCGTGGCAATGCGTCAATGTGCGGGTTGGAACGGTTGCTAACCATGGCCGTCGGCGCTTTGGCACTGTGCATACTGGGTTACACCGCTGGTGAAATGACCGTTGTTGCCGCCCGTCCTGTATGGAACGCACTAGGTTTCCCGGTTGTGCTGATCCTGACCGCGTTGATGAGTGGAGCAGGCGCGACAATGGCGTTTGATAGCCTCAACGGCCAAAAGGGCACAGGCCGCTATTTGCTGGTTGTGTCTGGCGCCGCAACACTGGTTGCCTTTGGCTTCTGGATGTTGATGGACGCAAACCTATCTCACCTAGCCGCAGAATACGCCCCGGTTGGTATGTTTGGTGCGTTTGTGCTTGTCGGTGTGGTGGTGCCTGTTGTGCTGGCAATAACCGCAAAACGCTCTGTGCTGTTGCGCGGTGTTAGCGGGTTGCTGGCTGTGTTTGGCGCACTTGCCTTTCGCTGGACCACGTTCAACGGCGCGCAGTTGATGTCCAAGACCGAGACAGAGTTTTACGGTCATGCGGATGTGCTGTCCACTGATGCTCTGCGCGCGCTTGCGGGCTCTGCGGGTATGCTGATTTTGAGCCTGATTGCTGTGACCCTTCTCATCAATCTTCTGGCCGTGCGTGCCAGCAAACAAACCCAAGCTTGAGGAGACCCAGTTATGACCATTTCTCGCCGTGGTGTTCTTCAAGGAGCGACCGCTCTGGGTGCAGCTGGTGCCGTGTTCTGGGGCTTTGCAGAAACAGGTAAAGACTTCTACCGAGGTGTCTTCGGTGAAGCGAAAGCCAAAGGTATTGCGGGAGGCGCCTTGCCACCGGAATACAAAGTAGACGGAAAAACCGGTGAGGTGATCCTCAACCCGGACCAACGGGTGAGCTACACCATGTGCATGGGGTGCACCAGTGTTTGCGGCATCCGTGTGCGGGTAGACAAAGCCTCCGGTGATATCCTTCGCGCAACGGGCAACCCGTACAGCCCGCTCTCCACCAATCCGCATTTGCCATACGACACGCCGATCAAAGACGCACTCACCGGCCTTTCCGCCTATGCAGAGCAAGGGTTGGTTGGCCGGTCTACGGCCTGTGGACGTGGCAACGCAGCCATTGCCAAACAAAACAGCAAGGAACGCATCCTCAAACCCATGAAACGCGTTGGCAAACGTGGCGGTGGGCAGTGGAAGGAAATCTCCTGGGATCAGCTGATTGAAGAGACCGTAGAAGGCGGCGATCTGTTTGGTGAAGGCCAGGTGGAAGGTCTTCGGGCAATCCGGGATCTGGAAACCCCGCTGGACCCCAAAAACCCGGAATTCGGTTCAAAAGCCAATCAGCTTGTAGTCATCCCCGCCTTTAAAAATGGCCGCCTGATGATGGCAGCCCGCTTTGCAAAGATGGCTTATGGCACGCGCAATCTGGTTGGGCACCGGTCTTACTGCGGCTTGTCCATGCGGGCAGGTTACGCAGCTATGCTGGACAACCTGAAAAAGCAGCCACACCTGAAACCAGATTACCGCAATGCCAAGTACATGCTATTTATCGGCACAGCACCGGGCAATGCGGGCAACCCCTACAAACTTCAAGGCACATTGATGGGCGCAGCCCGTGGCCGTGATGATGTGAAGTATGCGGTTGTTGATCCGGTTCTCACCAACTCTCAAAACCATGCGTTTGGAAAAGACAACACATGGGTGCCGATCAGACCGGGCACCGATGGCGCGTTGGTGATGGGCATGATCCGCTGGATCATGGAAAACGAACGATATGATGCCAAGTTCCTCGCTCAACCGTCCGGCGCAGCAGCCAAGGCAGCAGGCGAGGCCAGTTGGTCCAATGCAACGCATCTGGTCATTGATGATCCTGAGCATCCAAAGGGAGGCGCTTTCCTTCGGCAAGGAATGAGGGTTGCCGACCTTGAGGAAGACGCTCAGAAGCAGCCAATGTGTCTTGATGTGCAAACCGGAGACGTATCTCCTGCATCTGGTCTTCCGGCCAAGCTGTTCTTTGAGGGAACAGTGACCCTGCTGGATGGGTCTACAGTGCCCGTAGCCACCAGCCTGAGCTTGCTGCGCCGCGAGGCCATGCGCAAAACCGTTGCTGAATATTCCGCAGATTGCGGTGTGCCAGAAGAGCGGATCGTCTCGCTTGCCAATGACTTTACCAGTGTTGGCAAACAGGCCGCTGCGGATTGCCATGGCGGTACCATGCACGCATCTGGTTTCTACACCGCCTACGCTATCGTCATGCTCAACGCATTGGTCGGCAACCTCAATGTAAAAGGCGGAACAACCGTCGGAGGTGGACGTTACAAGGATGTGCAAAAAGGCCCACGTTACAATCTACTCGGCTTCCCCGGTAAGGTGAAAGCCAAGGGCGTGGATGCTGGTCGTGGTGGCTTCGCCTATGAGAAAACCAGCGAGTTCAAGCGCTTGGTTGCAGATGGCAAAAATCCATACCCAGCACAGGCTCCGTGGCATTCCTTCACCCAGCCTTTGGGTGCGCAATGGCTGAGTTCCATTTTGGAAGGCTATCCTTACAAAGCCAAAGCCGTCATCACATGGTCCTCTAACCCGGTTTACGGGGTTGCGGGCGCAGAAAATGACCTCAAAGACAAGATCACCGACACCAACCGGTTGCCGTTGTTCATCGCCATTGATCCGTTCATCAACGAGACCTCCCGGTATGCCGATTACATCGTGCCGGATCGGGTGTTCTATGAAGCATGGGGCTGGGCTTCTGCGTGGGGCGGTGTGCCAACCAAGGTCTCAACAGCGCGTTGGCCTGTGGTGGATTGCCAGACCGGATTGACGCCGGATGGTCGTAACATGGACATGGACAACTTCTTCATTGATGTGGCCAAACGCATGGACCTGCCGGGCTTTGGTGATAAAGCCATTCCAGATACGGATGGCAACCTGCATCCACTGCATCGCTCAGAGGATTTCTGGCTGCGTGCCGGTGCCAATGTGGCATTTGACGGCGGTGCGGTGCCAGAAAGTGATGATGGCGACATGACCATCACCGGTGTTGATCGCATTCGTCCGATTATGGAATCCACACTGAAGCCAGAGGAATGGCGGCGTGTTGCCTACCTCTACAATCGCGGTGGACGCTATGAGGATGCGGATAAGACCTACAAAGGCGATACCTTTGCGCGGTCTTACAAAAAGGGCATGCAGATCTGGAATGAAACTGTGGGCACAGCGCGCAATTCCATGACCGGCGAAAAGTTTGTTGGCTGCCCAACCTGGCAGGCCCCAAGCTTTGCCAATGGACAGGCCGTGGACGACAGGTTCCCACCGCAGGAATGGCCGTTCCGTGTTGTCAGTACTAAATCTCAAATGCGCTCTTCCAGCACGGGCGGCAACGTCTATCTGGATGACTTAAAGCTCTCCAACGCCATTTCTATCAATGAGGTGGATGCAGATCAGCTTTCCGTCAAAACGGGAGATTGGATCACCGTGATCTCACCAAGCAACAGCATCAGCGGGCAGGCTTTGGTGCGCAAAGGCATCGCGCGCGGTGCACTTGGTATTGAGCATGGCTATGGACACCGGGAACTGGGCGCAAGAACCCACAAGATCGGTAACAAGGTTCTGGAAGGCTTCTCCAATCGCGGCCTTGGAACAAACAGCAACGATCTGGGTTACAGCGACCCCACGAGTAAACGAGTGGCTTTGCTGGCCGACCCCGTTGTTGGCAGTGTTGCAAGACAAGCGATCCCTGCACGCGTCGAAAAAATGAAATAACAGCGTGTAGCTAAACTCAAAGAGCCCCCATCCTTTGTGGAGTGGGGGCTTTTTTTTGTGCGATGTGAGCTTGTGTCGATAATAGAATTTCTTCCCAACGAAGAGCTGTTGTTGATCCATACTGGGAAAAACAATAGGCTGAGGCCATGAAGATTCTCGCTATTTCAGGCAGCGCAAGAGGCGCGTCTACCAACACAGCCCTGCTGAACGCATTGCCGAGTGTTGGCTCTCCCGACCATGAAATTATTGTATTTCAGGGGGTTAGCGATTTGCCTGTATTTTCGCCGGACCTTGAGGCTCACCCTTTGCCGGAGAAGGTTCAACTTTTCACAAAGCTGATTCAGGAAGCTGATGGAATCATCATTTCAAGCCCGGAATATGTGAGAGCAATTCCCGGAGGCCTGAAGAACGCCATCGACTGGCTGGTGTCTCGCGATGAGCTTATCGCAAAGCCGATTGCGCTTATGCACGCCTCTCATCGCGGCGATGACATGCTAAAGCAACTCAGACTGGTTCTTTCCACGGTGAGTGAACGGTTTTCTGAAGATATCTTTTTAAAGTTCGAACTTATGAAGCACACACCCTTGGAGATTTCGGAGATTCTGGAATTGCCCGAGAATAAGATTTCTCTCGTCAATTATCTGCGAGAATTTTCCGAGTACTGCGGTGCATCTCAGCCATTAGCTGCAGAATAGTTCAGGCTCTTCCGCAAAGTATTTACCTGTTGAATTTACTCAGTAAAAATTTGCAACACCGGTATTTGGAGATCTTGCACAGGCGCATGTAGATGGTTTCCGCGCCCTCATTGTTAATGATGCATATGGGAGAGCACGCATCAAGCTGGATGCGCCATCCACTACTGTTTTGTTGATCAATATAAATTCTAGATAAGTATTTGTCATTCCAACCTACTAGTTTTACTAAATATCTCGTCGATAGATGAGCATAAATTAAGAAATTACTTCATCTGGTCAATGCTATTTATCCTGAAATACATTTAGTACACGGTGAGGAATACAATGGCAGATCCTGTTTCTTCTTCTGATTCAAATCAAGGGTCCGGTGGATCAAAGCAGGTATCGCCACATGATGCGTGGGCGAATGCCGTGCTTGCGGCCATCGATGGAGGTACCGATCACGCGGATGGGCAAGATGCTGATCAAAAATCCTCATCAGATCAGCTAAAACCTGCGGACGGCGTGATCAAAGAGATCGCAAGTGCACGGAAAGTGTTTGAGGCGCTTGTCGCACACTCCCAAAAGATTCCTGATAGTGACGAGCTAAAAGTATTCGAGAACATTTCACAGAAGGCGAAAAAACACCTGGTTGAAGCGGAAGCCTGCGCAAAAAATGGTGAGTTTCAAAAGGCAAAAGACAGGCTTGAAAATGCCGAGCTCGGCTTAGGTGGAATGCAGAGTGCCTATGAACAGGGTGTCTCGACTGCATCCAAGTTGGAAGGGCATTTTAAGACTATCAAAGATCTGCAAAAGCAATCAGCAGCTTTCTATAAGAAGCGATCCGAAATTCCCTACAAAAAGGAAGTTTCTGATCTTCTTAGTTATTACACAATATCCGAAACGCTTGCTGTGGATGCAAAAGCGTTTCTAGCGACCAATCACGTGAAAGATGCAAGTACTGTCATTGAACAGATGCGGACAGCAGTCCAAAATATGGAGCTGTGCTTTAAGGAGCCGAAAGACGCGCGGACAGCTGAAAAAGCTAAGGCAGACGATCTGGAGTATGGCATCGTTTCCGAAAGCGCACACACCGGTCAAGATGTTGATATTATTGATGATGTTTTTGTAGAGGAAGTTGCGTTAGCAGAGCGCGCAGATGAAATATTCGCTTTAAACCGGCAACTTGAAGAAGACCATAAGCAAGACCGCACTGGATGGAACAAAAAGCATCTTTCACAGTTTGAAGAAGCTTATAAGCAATCAAAAATCTTTCTTGATGCCGCCAACAAAATGGTCACAGACCTGTGGCTAGACTCGGATATCAAAAAAGCACTCCCCAAGATTGATAGTTCGATTGAAAGCGGCAAGGCAGCTCGTCTTCGCATGAAAAAAGTGGGCTTGTCTGCTCTAGGACACGGTGATGCAGAAAGTGCTGAAATCATCGCGGCTGATCAGGATTCTCAGGCGGATATCTTTGAAAAAAGGCACGCCAGATTGAAGGACGATCTAGACAGGCTAAATACCGCTGTAAATGAGGGAAATGCCAACTGGCGACCTGTTTGTGAACACATCAACGGAGCTGAATTCGATGGGGTCTATCTGACAGCGATGGGCGGTATTGCTGAGGCCGAAAAATGGACTCAAATTGGAACCGAAGATGCGCAGGGACAGAGTGAGAAGCTGCAGGTATGTGTTTCTCAAGTCAAAGCGAATTTGGTGCAACTGCAGAAGCTCTTCAATACAGCACTTGAGCTTAGAGATGCCAGACTGAGCCGACTTGAAGATGAAACCAAAGCGTCGGCAACTAAACTTCAGGATCTTACCCAGAGGCGTGGTGAAATTGAGGCTTGGAGCATTGACCTCAGCCCCTTTGATCAGGCCCGTGCGCTTGCTGTAAAAGCACTAGAGCGGATGAATGTGACTTTGGCAGACAACAATATTATCAGAGCACCGGGCCAGCTGGATCTACTCAATGCGAACACCAACAGTTTGCAGCAGGTTTTCAATGGAGTGCAGAGTGAAATTCATAAAATTGAGGCGGATATCAAGTTCCGGTTCAAAAATCTTAAAAGTACATTTACCTCTCTTGCCGGCCGTAAAAATGAGTTAAAAAAGAAACCTGCCGAGCTCGGTAAGTTTGAAAAGGAAAGCAGCGAAGCCTTCATGCTATTTACGCAGCATCAAGCAGTTATGGATGCTTGCGATAGGAAGGCGGCACATGACTTCCTTGAAGGCATTGACCGTAACCTGGGTAATATGAAGTCACTGCTGGGTGAAAGCACTGGCTCGGAAGCAGGTTCAGGACAACTTGACACGTCCGGTCGCCGA
This region of Pseudovibrio sp. Tun.PSC04-5.I4 genomic DNA includes:
- a CDS encoding molybdopterin-dependent oxidoreductase — encoded protein: MTISRRGVLQGATALGAAGAVFWGFAETGKDFYRGVFGEAKAKGIAGGALPPEYKVDGKTGEVILNPDQRVSYTMCMGCTSVCGIRVRVDKASGDILRATGNPYSPLSTNPHLPYDTPIKDALTGLSAYAEQGLVGRSTACGRGNAAIAKQNSKERILKPMKRVGKRGGGQWKEISWDQLIEETVEGGDLFGEGQVEGLRAIRDLETPLDPKNPEFGSKANQLVVIPAFKNGRLMMAARFAKMAYGTRNLVGHRSYCGLSMRAGYAAMLDNLKKQPHLKPDYRNAKYMLFIGTAPGNAGNPYKLQGTLMGAARGRDDVKYAVVDPVLTNSQNHAFGKDNTWVPIRPGTDGALVMGMIRWIMENERYDAKFLAQPSGAAAKAAGEASWSNATHLVIDDPEHPKGGAFLRQGMRVADLEEDAQKQPMCLDVQTGDVSPASGLPAKLFFEGTVTLLDGSTVPVATSLSLLRREAMRKTVAEYSADCGVPEERIVSLANDFTSVGKQAAADCHGGTMHASGFYTAYAIVMLNALVGNLNVKGGTTVGGGRYKDVQKGPRYNLLGFPGKVKAKGVDAGRGGFAYEKTSEFKRLVADGKNPYPAQAPWHSFTQPLGAQWLSSILEGYPYKAKAVITWSSNPVYGVAGAENDLKDKITDTNRLPLFIAIDPFINETSRYADYIVPDRVFYEAWGWASAWGGVPTKVSTARWPVVDCQTGLTPDGRNMDMDNFFIDVAKRMDLPGFGDKAIPDTDGNLHPLHRSEDFWLRAGANVAFDGGAVPESDDGDMTITGVDRIRPIMESTLKPEEWRRVAYLYNRGGRYEDADKTYKGDTFARSYKKGMQIWNETVGTARNSMTGEKFVGCPTWQAPSFANGQAVDDRFPPQEWPFRVVSTKSQMRSSSTGGNVYLDDLKLSNAISINEVDADQLSVKTGDWITVISPSNSISGQALVRKGIARGALGIEHGYGHRELGARTHKIGNKVLEGFSNRGLGTNSNDLGYSDPTSKRVALLADPVVGSVARQAIPARVEKMK
- a CDS encoding NADPH-dependent FMN reductase codes for the protein MKILAISGSARGASTNTALLNALPSVGSPDHEIIVFQGVSDLPVFSPDLEAHPLPEKVQLFTKLIQEADGIIISSPEYVRAIPGGLKNAIDWLVSRDELIAKPIALMHASHRGDDMLKQLRLVLSTVSERFSEDIFLKFELMKHTPLEISEILELPENKISLVNYLREFSEYCGASQPLAAE